Within the bacterium genome, the region CTGGCTGTTTGCCCCGAACTATGATCACCCCTGAAAGGTCCGCTATCACTGCCGTGCGAACCACTTGCGAGTTAGTCAATCCAGTGATTAAGAGTATGCCGGACTTGGCGAAAGCCAGCACATCGCTCATCAAGTCGCACGCACTAGCGGTCGTTATCTCCCTCTGTAGCAGGGACTTATCTCCGACAAGAACGCTAGCACCTATTGCGTCAACTATGTCTTCTAGGCGCACGAGAGGTCTTGAGCCGTCATTTGGCCGCATCCTGAGGGAAGATCTCATTCACCTTCCCGATGCTCATGCGCCCATGATACTCGTCATCAACAACCAGAACAGGCGCAAGCGCACAAGCCCCAAGGCAGTGCACTGTCTCAACAGAAAACTCTTCCTTTAGTTCTTCAGACCCTTCAACCCTACGTTGTATCTCTTCAAGTATCCGGCCGGCCCCTCGAACGTGGCAGGCCGTCCCGGTGCACACCCAGATCGGTCGTTTCCGAGGTTGAAGGCTGAACGATGTGAAAAACGTTGCTACGGAATAGACTTCCGATAATGGGACATCCAGCATCTGGGATACACTCCGAATCGCATCCTCAGGTAGGTGCCTGTATTCGGCTTGAATATCCTGTAATATCGCGATAAGTGACGATTTCTGACAATCATAGTCCCGGATGATCTCATCAACTTCACGCACACTCATGACAGATGAATCCTCTTCTGCTAAATGTTCTCTTACTGTGCAGTCTCGCCCAGTCAACATACGCGAGGCGGCCGCACAAATAACACCCTTAAAGTATCTGTGTCAAGCGCAATCCGTGCCGAATCTTGCGATGTGCTGCCTGTACCCAGCGAGCTACTCGATCTACTTGTCGTGTCGCAGAGATGGTTCTGTTGAGCTGTCAAGAGCCATGAATCGCCCAGACAGCGAGAACCACGCGCCTGTAATCGTCGCTCGCCATTGTCTCTCGAAAGCGCGCTACCTCTTTCTATACCAGACAATCGCACCGGCCGCCGCCACAGACAGAGGGAGCAGGACGATTGAGATAAACTTGATGACGTTCAGGTCAATGCTCGTCAGAACCATCCGCCCCAAACGCCTACCCTTATGGGGGATCGACACGATCTCATCGCTCTGAGACAACCATTTGACCGCAGAAAGAACCAGCTGCGCATTCCCAAACTGGTCGATGAACCTGTTGGCCGCAAAATCAACGTCCGCTATCGCAACGATCCGGGCGTATTTGCCCCCCGCTATCTTCTTCGCCCTGCGCATCCCTTTCAGAAGCCCCGGGTGCGACGGAAGACCCGGCGCCCCGCGTCCTTCGGCCGTTGAGTTGCGACCCTCCTTCTTACTTGCGAGTCCAAGAGCGTTGGCTGGCGCCTCAGCTGAGACGGCCAGGTAGAACGGGCCAAGAATTGGCTCCGAGCCTCGATCGCTGTCCTCCGACATGACGTAAGAGGCGGGGCTTGAAAGAAGGATGCCCCTGACGTCCACATCTGGCGAACGTGTCTTGAGCGGAGCTATTGGCGAGGCGCCGGGGAAGAATACCCCCGCAAGGCCAGTCGCGATCGGATGCCCTAGCTTGCCGGTCCCTGTAACTGCCGGCGTGCGAGGGTCGTGAAAGACATTGCTCGCTGGGTCTATTACCTCACCGCCAAGCGTCCGTAGCCCTAGCTGTGCGAGCAATTGCGAAACCCCGTCGGGCATGTCAGGCTCGAGAAGGAACAACATCCTACCGCCATGTGAAAGGTAGTCTTCTAGCGACTCGGACTCAGTCGGCAGAAAGTTCGCCGTGGGAGCGGCCAAGACCACAACCGACGCATTGGTAGGGACGCGCTGCCCGGACGTGAGGTCAAGCCGAGCTACCTCGAAGCCGTCGAACCGCAAATACTGGGCGGCCTGGGATAGGTCCGTCGGAGCTGAGCCCAAGACCGATCGCTCACCGTGTCCCGAAAGGAAGTATATCCCCGGCCGAGAGTCGCTCGTTGCGCGAACAATCAGACCTGTAACTGACTGTTCCTGCCAAGAGCTTGACCATTCCTCGTTAGTCCCACCCCGAACCATGATCTTGCCCTGAACATCCCGACCGTAGCGCGCCGTCTCCGTGGGGCTGAGCTCCGGGTCGATGATGCGTGTTTTGATTAGATCAGATGCGATGTCATATTGAGAAAGGAGGTCCTTAGCTTGCGTGATGCGTGGGTCGTTCGCCCGCAGGAAACCAATCATCTCGATGTCTCTGTCGAGCTTGGCGATCATGCTCTGTGAGAATCGGGAGAGCGTGAAACTATCATTGACAGTAAGGTCGAGAACCCTTTTGTGCTGGTTGAAGATGTAGAAGCTGAGCACCACGATCGCTGCGGCCGAAGCTACGTCCAGCGCGAAGGACAGGGCCCCTGCTGCCAGGACTTTTTTGAAGGACCTTTCGATCGACTCGCGCCTCGACAAGGCCCACAGTCCGGCGAAGACGCAAGCTGCCCCGAGGTAGAGCTTTGCTGAGAACACGAATTGAAGGAAAAACAGGTAGATCATGAGGGCCACGAATCCGCAGAGGACCGCAAGGGCGGGCGAGACCCTACCAAGCGC harbors:
- a CDS encoding DRTGG domain-containing protein, with translation MRPNDGSRPLVRLEDIVDAIGASVLVGDKSLLQREITTASACDLMSDVLAFAKSGILLITGLTNSQVVRTAVIADLSGVIIVRGKQPETATIELARKMHVPLLGTSMHMFETCSELAKIGIMGTCYDTF
- a CDS encoding NAD(P)H-dependent oxidoreductase subunit E → MSVREVDEIIRDYDCQKSSLIAILQDIQAEYRHLPEDAIRSVSQMLDVPLSEVYSVATFFTSFSLQPRKRPIWVCTGTACHVRGAGRILEEIQRRVEGSEELKEEFSVETVHCLGACALAPVLVVDDEYHGRMSIGKVNEIFPQDAAK
- a CDS encoding Gldg family protein; protein product: MTAGRTLRALGRVSPALAVLCGFVALMIYLFFLQFVFSAKLYLGAACVFAGLWALSRRESIERSFKKVLAAGALSFALDVASAAAIVVLSFYIFNQHKRVLDLTVNDSFTLSRFSQSMIAKLDRDIEMIGFLRANDPRITQAKDLLSQYDIASDLIKTRIIDPELSPTETARYGRDVQGKIMVRGGTNEEWSSSWQEQSVTGLIVRATSDSRPGIYFLSGHGERSVLGSAPTDLSQAAQYLRFDGFEVARLDLTSGQRVPTNASVVVLAAPTANFLPTESESLEDYLSHGGRMLFLLEPDMPDGVSQLLAQLGLRTLGGEVIDPASNVFHDPRTPAVTGTGKLGHPIATGLAGVFFPGASPIAPLKTRSPDVDVRGILLSSPASYVMSEDSDRGSEPILGPFYLAVSAEAPANALGLASKKEGRNSTAEGRGAPGLPSHPGLLKGMRRAKKIAGGKYARIVAIADVDFAANRFIDQFGNAQLVLSAVKWLSQSDEIVSIPHKGRRLGRMVLTSIDLNVIKFISIVLLPLSVAAAGAIVWYRKR